The proteins below come from a single Streptomyces spongiicola genomic window:
- a CDS encoding HpcH/HpaI aldolase/citrate lyase family protein encodes MTGVARAIPRSILYTPALSLERVVKAWSYDADVHLVDLEDSVPPADKPAARAVCRAALEKSARPANVAVRVNELGSLAAVHDVLMLTDSPVRPGIVVMTMVTSAAEVDLLRRILASADAYPEIYVTVETVEAVTGIDAVARAADGLVLGSADLAATMGVEITWEAMLAARQAMAMACARYGTACVDTANFRLAEPDALAEETARVRALGFHGKATVHPGELDVINRILRPGPGELGRARRVTEAVTAADGGIAVLDGNMVGPPFARLARTTLARGEAWTDRFGGDGGTA; translated from the coding sequence GTGACCGGCGTGGCGCGGGCGATCCCGCGCAGCATCCTGTACACGCCCGCGCTCTCGCTGGAACGCGTGGTGAAGGCCTGGTCGTACGACGCGGACGTCCACCTCGTCGACCTCGAGGACTCCGTGCCGCCCGCGGACAAGCCGGCCGCCCGCGCGGTCTGCCGGGCCGCGCTGGAGAAGTCGGCGCGCCCGGCGAACGTCGCCGTACGCGTCAACGAACTCGGCAGCCTCGCGGCCGTGCACGACGTGCTGATGCTGACCGACAGCCCGGTGCGGCCCGGCATCGTCGTGATGACGATGGTGACCTCGGCCGCCGAGGTCGACCTGCTGCGCCGGATCCTGGCGTCGGCGGACGCGTACCCGGAGATCTATGTGACGGTGGAGACGGTCGAGGCGGTCACCGGCATCGATGCCGTCGCACGCGCCGCCGACGGACTGGTGCTCGGCTCGGCCGACCTCGCCGCCACCATGGGTGTCGAGATCACCTGGGAGGCCATGCTGGCCGCCCGGCAGGCGATGGCGATGGCCTGCGCCCGGTACGGCACCGCCTGCGTCGACACCGCCAACTTCCGGCTCGCCGAGCCGGACGCCCTCGCCGAGGAGACGGCCCGGGTGCGGGCACTCGGCTTCCACGGCAAGGCGACGGTGCACCCGGGCGAACTCGACGTGATCAACCGCATCCTGCGGCCCGGGCCCGGCGAACTGGGCCGGGCCCGCCGGGTCACGGAGGCCGTCACCGCGGCCGACGGAGGGATAGCCGTCCTGGACGGCAACATGGTCGGCCCGCCGTTCGCCCGGCTGGCCCGCACCACACTGGCGCGCGGGGAGGCCTGGACCGACCGGTTCGGCGGCGACGGCGGCACCGCATGA
- a CDS encoding 8-amino-7-oxononanoate synthase family protein, producing MSERKSITPTHRYRDNDRLIGIGNAFWNMSYEHGVAGIVGDLDDGVFHMSDGHEFVNFTVCSYLDLDTHPGVIDGAVASLRRFGVLDHCIPRTRVQTPVLLELEDSLGELFGAMVISAVSTAAASTGLLPLVASGHLGNGTRPLMVFDKNAHVSMANAKPSCADETEVVTCRHHDLDFLKDMCRSYERVCYVVDGSDSLGGYAPVDELAELQERYDLLVYYDDSHSLSAYGERGIGYVRSHSPVLDERTITVATLSKGFGAGGTAILLDGYAQDTRRLIERFAGPLGYSQKMNAAAVGAALASAEIHRTDELTRLQDRLRSRIALFDSLVATAQSGGSYPIRVVPMSDETVVDAARRVFAAGFYTSPVFFPIVARGTAGLRVMLRAGQTEEQITRLCSALVEAGARPAAPQPEPASR from the coding sequence ATGAGCGAGCGCAAGTCCATCACCCCCACCCACCGGTACCGCGACAACGACAGGCTCATCGGGATCGGCAACGCCTTCTGGAACATGTCCTACGAACACGGCGTCGCCGGCATCGTCGGCGACCTCGACGACGGCGTGTTCCACATGTCCGACGGGCACGAGTTCGTCAACTTCACCGTCTGCTCCTACCTCGACCTCGACACCCACCCCGGGGTCATCGACGGCGCGGTCGCCTCGCTGCGCCGCTTCGGCGTGCTGGACCACTGCATCCCGCGCACCCGCGTCCAGACGCCGGTACTGCTGGAGCTGGAGGACTCGCTCGGCGAGCTGTTCGGAGCCATGGTGATCAGCGCCGTCTCCACCGCGGCGGCCAGCACCGGGCTGCTGCCGCTGGTCGCCTCCGGCCACCTCGGCAACGGCACCCGGCCGCTGATGGTCTTCGACAAGAACGCCCATGTCTCGATGGCCAACGCCAAACCGAGCTGCGCCGACGAGACCGAGGTGGTGACCTGCCGCCACCACGACCTTGACTTCCTCAAGGACATGTGCCGCAGCTACGAGCGCGTGTGCTACGTGGTGGACGGCTCGGACAGCCTCGGCGGCTACGCGCCCGTGGACGAACTGGCCGAACTCCAGGAGAGGTACGACCTGCTGGTCTACTACGACGACTCCCACTCGCTGTCCGCGTACGGCGAACGCGGCATCGGCTACGTCCGCTCGCACTCCCCGGTGCTGGACGAGCGCACCATCACCGTGGCGACCCTCAGCAAGGGCTTCGGCGCCGGCGGCACGGCGATCCTGCTCGACGGGTACGCCCAGGACACCCGCCGGCTCATCGAACGGTTCGCCGGCCCGCTGGGCTACTCGCAGAAGATGAACGCCGCCGCGGTCGGCGCGGCGCTCGCCTCGGCCGAGATCCACCGCACCGACGAGCTCACCCGGCTGCAGGACCGCCTGCGTTCCCGCATAGCCCTGTTCGACTCGCTGGTCGCGACCGCCCAGTCCGGCGGCAGCTACCCGATCCGGGTGGTGCCGATGAGCGACGAGACGGTCGTCGACGCCGCCAGGCGGGTCTTCGCGGCCGGGTTCTACACCTCGCCGGTGTTCTTCCCGATCGTCGCCCGCGGCACCGCCGGGCTCCGGGTGATGCTGCGCGCCGGCCAGACCGAGGAGCAGATCACGCGGCTCTGCTCCGCACTGGTCGAGGCCGGGGCGCGTCCCGCGGCCCCGCAGCCCGAACCGGCGTCCCGGTGA
- a CDS encoding cupin-like domain-containing protein, whose translation MAVPDAVPESRGTEGVEVTRMSFDAFTAVGPRGLYKADRPVVIKLPSSVQGLGRDEVVARLAEMTVTLFTEPGDKNHPGRWETRDIRLREFFADGRHLGSADTWHRVVSNIRSSPADVNAVIGFDAEELFGYGNSLYAANLWISHRGVFTKNHFDEFENFNIALEGRKRFIVAPPGVRAYYPRSVLRGFGDKSRVVDLDDVDLERYPRLAARLAQRRDFVLEPGHMLYLPLGWWHQAESLDDININVNFWLKSKKILHRPHVLGVALYTYAYRRLKGVYSYQPTEVNS comes from the coding sequence ATGGCAGTTCCGGACGCTGTGCCCGAGTCGAGGGGGACGGAGGGTGTGGAGGTCACCCGCATGTCCTTCGACGCTTTCACGGCCGTCGGCCCCCGGGGGCTGTACAAGGCCGACCGGCCCGTGGTGATCAAGCTGCCGAGCAGTGTGCAGGGGCTCGGCAGGGACGAGGTGGTGGCGCGCCTGGCCGAGATGACCGTCACCCTGTTCACCGAGCCGGGCGACAAGAACCACCCGGGGCGGTGGGAGACGCGGGACATCAGGCTCCGCGAGTTCTTCGCCGACGGGCGGCACCTGGGCAGCGCGGACACCTGGCACCGGGTGGTGTCCAACATCCGCAGCAGCCCGGCCGACGTGAACGCCGTCATCGGCTTCGACGCGGAGGAACTCTTCGGCTACGGAAACTCCCTCTACGCGGCCAACCTGTGGATCAGCCACCGCGGGGTGTTCACCAAGAACCACTTCGACGAGTTCGAGAACTTCAACATCGCACTGGAGGGCCGCAAGCGGTTCATCGTCGCCCCGCCCGGCGTGCGGGCCTACTACCCGAGGTCGGTACTGCGCGGGTTCGGCGACAAGTCCCGGGTCGTCGACCTCGACGACGTCGACCTGGAGCGCTACCCGAGGCTGGCCGCCAGGCTCGCCCAGCGCCGTGACTTCGTCCTCGAACCGGGCCACATGCTCTACCTGCCGCTCGGCTGGTGGCACCAGGCCGAGTCGCTGGACGACATCAACATCAACGTCAACTTCTGGCTCAAGTCCAAGAAGATCCTCCACCGGCCGCACGTGCTCGGCGTCGCGCTCTACACGTACGCCTACCGGAGGCTCAAGGGCGTCTACAGCTACCAGCCCACCGAGGTGAACTCCTGA
- the dmpG gene encoding 4-hydroxy-2-oxovalerate aldolase, with translation MTRVVIHDPTLRDGQHAVRHQLGLTALRRYAEAADAARIPVVEVGHGNGLGASSLQVGQAAAGDDEMLSTVRDALRNSRMGTFMLPGWGTSEDLRRAIAHGVDVFRVGVHATETSLAERHLGFLRDAGAEAHCVLMMSHMATPGALAEQAARAVGYGAQAVGIMDSAGHFLPSDVTARIGAIAEAVDTTPVIFHGHNNLGMAVANSVAAAEAGALIVDGCARGFGAGAGNTQLEVLVPVLERSGFTTGIDLYALLDAADLAERELMPAPPVTASMSIVSGLAGVFSGFKHRVVELSAAAGVDPRDVFFELGRRQAVAGQEDLIVDVVAELSGRGTDG, from the coding sequence ATGACCCGGGTGGTGATCCACGACCCCACGTTGCGGGACGGCCAGCACGCGGTCCGGCACCAGCTCGGGCTGACCGCGCTGCGCCGCTACGCCGAAGCGGCGGACGCGGCGCGGATCCCGGTGGTGGAGGTCGGCCACGGAAACGGCCTGGGTGCCTCGTCGCTTCAGGTCGGGCAGGCCGCGGCGGGGGACGACGAGATGCTGTCGACCGTCCGGGACGCGCTGCGCAACAGCCGCATGGGTACCTTCATGCTGCCCGGCTGGGGTACCTCCGAGGACCTGCGGCGGGCCATCGCCCACGGGGTCGACGTCTTCCGCGTCGGCGTGCACGCCACGGAGACCTCGCTGGCCGAACGCCATCTGGGCTTTCTGCGGGACGCCGGGGCGGAGGCCCACTGCGTACTGATGATGAGTCATATGGCCACCCCGGGCGCACTGGCCGAGCAGGCCGCGCGCGCCGTCGGGTACGGCGCGCAGGCCGTGGGGATCATGGACTCCGCGGGCCACTTCCTGCCCTCGGACGTCACCGCGCGGATCGGCGCGATCGCCGAGGCGGTCGACACCACCCCGGTGATCTTCCACGGGCACAACAACCTCGGTATGGCCGTCGCCAATTCGGTGGCCGCGGCCGAAGCCGGCGCCCTGATCGTCGACGGCTGCGCCCGCGGCTTCGGCGCCGGGGCGGGCAACACCCAGCTCGAGGTTCTGGTCCCGGTGCTGGAGCGGAGCGGGTTCACCACCGGCATCGACCTGTACGCGCTGCTGGACGCCGCCGACCTCGCCGAGCGCGAACTCATGCCCGCACCCCCGGTGACCGCCTCGATGAGCATCGTCAGCGGCCTGGCGGGGGTGTTCTCCGGATTCAAGCACCGGGTCGTCGAACTCTCCGCGGCCGCCGGGGTGGACCCGCGCGACGTCTTCTTCGAACTCGGCCGGCGGCAGGCCGTCGCCGGACAGGAGGACCTGATCGTGGACGTGGTGGCGGAGCTGAGCGGCCGCGGGACCGACGGCTGA
- a CDS encoding acetaldehyde dehydrogenase (acetylating) — protein sequence MSPGAGPTAARADVAEPVTVAVIGTGAIGRDLVSKIDRSPALDCRLVAGRSPESAGLRYAESLGYATSAAGIEALLAAPRPFDVVFDATSAASHRDHWPLLEPLGTLVIDLTPSRIGRMVAPTVTGVSAATGRNVNLISCGGQASVPVAHALAARFPVTYLEVVSTVASDVAGRATRMNLDEYVATTGHALTAFSGVSDVKAILNISPAVPPATFRTAVHARMAGADPVQVRAVADRAAEEVRCFAPGYEVTACTAVGDRVTITLQVMAHSDVLPPYAGNLDIINSAAVLVAEQYAARPDRMSRTGVAS from the coding sequence GTGAGTCCCGGGGCGGGTCCGACGGCAGCACGGGCGGATGTCGCCGAACCGGTGACGGTCGCCGTCATCGGCACGGGGGCCATCGGCCGTGATCTGGTCAGCAAGATCGACCGGTCACCCGCCCTGGACTGCCGGCTGGTCGCCGGGCGCAGTCCGGAGTCGGCGGGCCTGCGGTACGCGGAGAGCCTCGGCTACGCCACCTCGGCCGCCGGCATCGAGGCCCTACTCGCTGCGCCCCGCCCGTTCGACGTCGTCTTCGACGCCACCAGCGCCGCGTCCCACCGGGACCACTGGCCGCTGCTGGAGCCGCTCGGAACACTGGTGATCGACCTGACGCCCAGCAGGATCGGGCGGATGGTGGCGCCCACGGTGACCGGGGTGTCGGCGGCGACCGGACGCAACGTCAACCTGATCAGCTGCGGCGGTCAGGCCTCCGTCCCGGTGGCGCACGCGCTCGCGGCCCGCTTCCCGGTGACGTACCTCGAGGTCGTCTCGACGGTGGCCAGCGACGTCGCGGGCCGGGCGACCAGGATGAACCTCGACGAGTACGTGGCGACCACCGGTCACGCCCTGACCGCGTTCTCCGGCGTGAGCGACGTCAAGGCGATCCTCAACATCAGCCCGGCGGTGCCGCCGGCGACCTTCCGTACGGCCGTCCACGCCCGCATGGCCGGCGCCGACCCGGTTCAGGTGCGCGCGGTGGCCGACCGGGCGGCCGAGGAGGTGCGCTGCTTCGCCCCCGGCTACGAGGTCACCGCCTGCACCGCGGTCGGCGACCGGGTGACGATCACCCTCCAGGTCATGGCGCACAGCGACGTCCTGCCGCCGTACGCGGGCAACCTCGACATCATCAACTCCGCCGCCGTCCTGGTCGCCGAGCAGTACGCGGCCCGGCCGGACCGCATGTCCCGGACAGGGGTGGCCTCATGA
- a CDS encoding MFS transporter: MSASTTDSTSSQRPRLGRDFPWLWCSAAVSSLGDGATIAAAPLLASRLTDDPRLIGAASVAFTAPFILFGIPAGLLVDRVDIRAMMVRVDFARAALLTVLTLGILGGWGGLPLLYVCMFLLGTGEVLCRNAAQVLVPFITPKAGLATANARIMAAQEAGAGFVGPLVGALLFGVATALPFGVDAATFLCSAVLLGRIRRTRPVEPDRDRDRAGMLSQMLAGASWLYAHHLLRSLALVSCLINLAGSAMLAVLVVHSGKVLHLGPFGYGALLACQAVGAVLASRFAPALTQRLGREGALVATAALIATSETLLAAASSAYAAGAALAIFACGTVTWNVVVVVLRQTLVPQHLLGRANSVYRLVAWGGLPVGAAAGGILAAEVGTRAVFGAGAVVMAVVAAALLAGARRRWITRAEQNTRQNAQPGTERGTEQGAEQTRRPTDEV, from the coding sequence ATGAGCGCGTCGACGACCGACTCCACCAGCTCCCAACGGCCCAGGCTGGGGCGGGACTTCCCCTGGCTGTGGTGCTCCGCCGCCGTGTCCTCGCTCGGCGACGGGGCCACCATCGCCGCCGCCCCCCTGCTGGCGAGCCGGCTGACCGACGACCCCCGGCTGATCGGCGCCGCCTCGGTCGCCTTCACCGCGCCGTTCATCCTGTTCGGCATCCCGGCGGGGCTGCTCGTCGACCGCGTCGACATCCGGGCGATGATGGTGCGCGTCGACTTCGCCCGGGCCGCCCTGCTCACCGTGCTCACCCTCGGGATCCTCGGCGGCTGGGGCGGGCTGCCGCTGCTCTACGTGTGCATGTTCCTGCTCGGCACCGGCGAGGTCCTCTGCCGCAACGCCGCCCAGGTACTCGTCCCCTTCATCACCCCCAAGGCCGGGCTCGCCACCGCCAACGCCCGCATCATGGCCGCTCAGGAGGCCGGCGCCGGCTTCGTCGGCCCGCTCGTCGGCGCGCTGCTGTTCGGTGTGGCGACGGCCCTGCCGTTCGGCGTGGACGCGGCCACCTTCCTGTGCTCCGCGGTACTGCTCGGCCGCATCCGCCGCACCCGGCCGGTCGAGCCGGACCGGGACCGGGACCGGGCCGGCATGCTGTCGCAGATGCTGGCCGGCGCCAGCTGGCTCTACGCCCACCACCTGCTGCGCAGCCTCGCCCTGGTGTCCTGTCTGATCAACCTCGCCGGGAGCGCGATGCTCGCCGTACTCGTGGTGCACAGCGGGAAGGTGCTCCACCTGGGCCCCTTCGGGTACGGCGCCCTGCTCGCCTGCCAGGCCGTGGGAGCCGTTCTCGCCTCGCGGTTCGCCCCCGCGCTGACGCAGCGCCTCGGCAGGGAGGGCGCGCTGGTCGCGACCGCCGCCCTGATCGCCACGAGCGAGACGCTGCTGGCGGCCGCCTCCTCGGCGTACGCGGCCGGCGCCGCCCTCGCGATCTTCGCGTGCGGGACGGTGACATGGAACGTCGTCGTGGTCGTGCTGCGGCAGACCCTGGTGCCGCAGCACCTGCTCGGCCGGGCCAACAGCGTCTACCGGCTGGTCGCCTGGGGCGGACTGCCCGTCGGCGCGGCGGCCGGCGGCATCCTCGCCGCCGAGGTCGGCACCCGCGCCGTGTTCGGCGCCGGCGCGGTGGTCATGGCGGTCGTCGCGGCGGCGCTCCTCGCGGGCGCCCGCCGCCGGTGGATCACCCGCGCCGAACAGAACACCCGGCAGAACGCCCAGCCGGGCACCGAGCGGGGCACCGAGCAGGGCGCCGAGCAGACGCGGCGGCCGACGGACGAAGTCTGA
- a CDS encoding DUF397 domain-containing protein — protein MSTTELAWFKSSHSGSSGDDCVEVAVAEQAVHIRDSKDPARPPFAVGREGWAPFVRFVSGVSGA, from the coding sequence ATGAGCACGACGGAACTCGCCTGGTTCAAGTCAAGCCATAGTGGTAGCTCGGGCGATGACTGTGTGGAGGTGGCTGTCGCCGAACAGGCCGTTCATATACGGGACTCCAAGGATCCGGCCCGCCCGCCCTTCGCCGTGGGCCGCGAGGGCTGGGCGCCCTTCGTGAGGTTCGTGTCGGGAGTCTCGGGGGCGTAA
- a CDS encoding helix-turn-helix domain-containing protein yields the protein MDIVEAEGAAATGVVARTVAVGEGEREPHPSDSLRTFGAVVQALREHAGLSRGDLAAVVRYSKHTVESVELGRRMPDESFVERAEEVLGNTGALRRAARHLSRGEVGLAAWFRRWARLEREAVSLCTYECRLVPGLLQSEGYARALFENRIPLLTDEQLEAQVAARMERQRMLCERPTVPFHFIVEEAVLRRRLGGAEVRREQLDHVLEHTSPRNVTLQVMPLEAEYHSCMDGPLRLLETPEGRRLAYSEGQESGRLIGDSKEVRVLQQRYDTLRSQALHPKDSRALLERLRGEA from the coding sequence ATGGACATCGTCGAAGCGGAGGGGGCCGCCGCGACGGGCGTCGTCGCCCGTACGGTCGCGGTGGGGGAGGGGGAGCGGGAACCCCATCCTTCGGACAGTCTGCGTACGTTCGGCGCGGTCGTCCAGGCGCTGCGCGAGCACGCGGGCCTCAGCCGGGGAGACCTCGCCGCCGTGGTCCGGTACTCCAAGCACACGGTCGAGTCGGTGGAGTTGGGCCGCCGGATGCCGGACGAGTCGTTCGTCGAGCGTGCGGAGGAGGTGCTCGGGAACACCGGGGCGCTGCGCAGGGCCGCGCGCCATCTGAGCAGGGGCGAGGTGGGACTCGCTGCGTGGTTCCGGCGGTGGGCGCGGCTGGAGCGGGAGGCGGTGAGTCTGTGTACGTACGAATGCCGGCTGGTGCCCGGGCTGCTGCAGTCGGAGGGGTATGCGCGGGCCCTCTTCGAGAACCGGATTCCGCTGCTGACGGACGAGCAATTGGAAGCTCAGGTTGCGGCGAGGATGGAGCGACAGCGGATGCTGTGTGAGCGTCCGACAGTTCCGTTCCACTTCATCGTTGAGGAAGCGGTCCTACGACGAAGACTGGGCGGTGCCGAGGTGCGGCGCGAGCAGCTGGATCACGTTCTCGAGCACACATCGCCTCGCAACGTGACACTGCAGGTCATGCCGTTGGAAGCCGAGTACCACTCGTGCATGGATGGGCCTCTGCGCCTACTGGAGACTCCAGAAGGCCGTCGACTCGCCTACTCGGAGGGCCAGGAGAGCGGGCGGCTGATCGGTGACTCGAAAGAGGTGAGAGTTCTCCAGCAGCGCTATGACACACTGCGGTCGCAGGCCCTGCACCCCAAAGACTCCCGGGCCTTGCTGGAGCGACTGCGAGGAGAGGCATGA
- a CDS encoding DUF6247 family protein — protein sequence MPEKTPAALRVAVGRLDPSVLATFDRQWDEAMRQARDEYTLAPPRAFVEHWWSWVGVARYPQRLARFRECERIVSESDNRAARRAAASELASILAEAIAA from the coding sequence ATGCCCGAGAAGACCCCGGCCGCGCTCCGCGTCGCCGTCGGACGCCTCGACCCGTCTGTCCTCGCCACGTTTGATCGGCAGTGGGATGAAGCGATGCGCCAAGCCCGCGATGAGTACACCCTCGCACCGCCCCGTGCCTTCGTCGAGCACTGGTGGTCATGGGTCGGAGTCGCCCGCTACCCGCAGCGTCTCGCCCGCTTCCGAGAGTGTGAGCGCATCGTCAGCGAGTCGGATAATCGTGCCGCGCGCCGCGCCGCCGCGAGTGAGCTGGCTTCGATCCTTGCCGAGGCTATCGCCGCGTGA
- a CDS encoding DEAD/DEAH box helicase encodes MLLEELKPGLRIDGLVPAEVVTLIAAQPHGRDAVELTFKTAGGALDQQIVFRRDEGRLSIARSGSRAFDANVRDFKLAAEAQRISLAGLFDPMLAVATSDVQPLPHQIRAVYGELMPRTPLRFLLADDPGAGKTIMAGLYIKELLLRDDVRRCLIVAPGGLVDQWQDELFFKFGLRFDLLTNQLGDSQLHLNVFEAHPLLIARMDQLSRNERLKAQLRETDWDLIVVDEAHRMGGHYFGGKVEKTKRFQLGEMLGEITRHLLLMTATPHSGKEEDFQLFLTLLDRDRFEGRQKTSADVGGVMRRMIKEDLLTFEGRKLFPERLAETVPYELTALEYDLYEDVTQYVREGMNRADRIGGTRKNTVGFALTVLQRRLASSPEAIYKSLVRRTERLERRRQEILDGARCESMPAVDLASFDRDDFDAQEIEEIEEDLLDAATAARTVEELDAELVELRRLVRMAQRVREAGTDRKWTELSALLRDHALVMDAEGNPRKLIVFTEHRDTLRYLQAKIGSLLGRDDAVKAIHGGVRRAERRQITEEFTKNRHVLILLATDAAGEGLNLQVAHLMINYDLPWNPNRIEQRFGRIHRIGQEEVCRLWNLVASNTREGEVFTRLLEKLDQMRETYGGKVFDVLGEAFAETPLRDLLLDAIQYGEQPAVKGRMHEVIDSTVGDGLKSLLDERALASEHLSDADLRALRATMDDAHARRLEPHDIESTFKDAFTRLGGRIVKRAQGRHEIAHVPQHVRSAGDGPISIKYDHVTFDLGRVQPDDRARTDLLAPGHPLHDAVMAETIRNLKNALNRGTVLISASLDAPHLLVGVVEEVVDGAGESVARRFSYAYVDSRGTVHPAGPAPYLDCAAAPDGTASDVVHGLPWLADAESKATSWIIANRLPGYLAEVQPRRLAELTKTRDLVTKRLTSESERLLLDATAASEKERRGEKPKESAESLHRKAVELDVRLRKRLELLDQQQQMSTKPPQILTAALVLSVSDLPSRE; translated from the coding sequence GTGCTGCTCGAGGAGCTCAAGCCGGGGTTGCGGATAGACGGACTCGTACCGGCGGAGGTCGTCACGCTCATCGCCGCCCAGCCGCATGGCAGGGACGCGGTCGAGCTGACCTTCAAGACAGCCGGGGGCGCCCTCGACCAGCAGATCGTCTTCCGGAGGGACGAGGGCAGGCTGAGCATCGCACGCAGCGGCAGCCGTGCCTTCGACGCGAACGTCCGTGACTTCAAGCTGGCCGCCGAGGCTCAGCGGATCTCGCTGGCCGGCCTGTTCGACCCGATGCTGGCCGTGGCGACCAGCGACGTCCAGCCGCTTCCGCACCAGATTCGCGCCGTGTACGGCGAGCTCATGCCCCGTACGCCGCTGCGCTTCCTGCTCGCCGACGACCCGGGTGCGGGAAAGACGATCATGGCAGGGCTCTACATCAAGGAGCTCCTGCTGCGCGATGACGTCAGACGGTGCCTCATTGTGGCTCCAGGAGGCCTGGTCGACCAATGGCAGGACGAGCTCTTCTTCAAGTTCGGCCTCCGTTTCGACCTGCTCACGAACCAGCTCGGCGACTCGCAGCTCCACCTCAATGTGTTCGAGGCCCACCCGCTTCTCATCGCCCGCATGGACCAGCTCTCCCGCAACGAACGCCTGAAGGCACAACTCAGGGAGACTGACTGGGACCTGATCGTCGTGGACGAGGCACACCGCATGGGTGGTCACTACTTCGGTGGCAAAGTGGAGAAGACCAAGCGTTTCCAGCTCGGCGAGATGCTTGGGGAGATCACACGCCATCTGCTCCTGATGACCGCGACCCCGCACTCGGGAAAGGAAGAGGACTTCCAGCTCTTCCTCACCCTGCTGGACCGCGACCGATTCGAGGGCAGGCAGAAGACGAGTGCCGACGTCGGCGGAGTCATGCGGAGGATGATCAAGGAGGACCTGCTCACCTTCGAGGGCAGGAAACTCTTTCCCGAGCGACTAGCGGAGACCGTCCCCTACGAGCTCACGGCGCTCGAGTACGACCTCTACGAGGACGTCACCCAGTACGTTCGAGAGGGGATGAACCGCGCCGACCGCATCGGCGGCACACGCAAGAACACCGTGGGTTTCGCACTCACCGTGCTGCAGCGACGGCTGGCCTCCAGCCCCGAGGCGATCTACAAGAGCCTCGTGCGGCGCACCGAACGCCTGGAGCGCAGGAGGCAGGAGATCCTCGACGGCGCCCGTTGCGAGAGCATGCCCGCCGTCGACCTAGCCTCCTTCGACCGCGACGACTTCGACGCGCAGGAGATTGAGGAGATCGAGGAGGATCTGCTCGACGCCGCGACGGCGGCACGGACGGTCGAGGAGCTCGACGCCGAACTCGTCGAGCTGAGGAGGTTGGTGCGGATGGCGCAGCGGGTCCGCGAGGCGGGTACGGACCGCAAGTGGACCGAGCTGTCCGCCCTCCTCAGAGACCACGCGCTGGTGATGGACGCCGAAGGGAACCCGCGGAAGCTGATCGTCTTCACCGAGCACCGTGACACACTTCGCTACCTGCAGGCCAAGATCGGCTCATTGCTGGGGAGGGATGATGCCGTCAAGGCGATCCACGGCGGCGTACGCCGGGCCGAACGTCGGCAGATCACCGAGGAATTCACCAAGAACCGTCATGTCCTGATCCTGCTGGCCACCGACGCCGCAGGCGAGGGCCTCAACCTCCAGGTCGCACACCTGATGATCAACTACGACCTGCCGTGGAACCCCAACCGCATCGAGCAGCGCTTCGGCCGCATCCATCGCATCGGCCAAGAGGAGGTCTGTCGGCTCTGGAACCTCGTCGCCTCCAACACCCGCGAGGGCGAGGTCTTCACACGCCTGCTGGAGAAACTCGACCAGATGCGCGAGACGTACGGCGGGAAGGTCTTCGACGTCCTGGGAGAGGCATTCGCCGAGACCCCGCTGCGAGACCTGCTCCTCGACGCGATCCAGTACGGTGAGCAGCCGGCCGTCAAGGGAAGGATGCACGAGGTCATCGACAGCACCGTCGGAGACGGCCTCAAGAGCCTCCTGGACGAACGCGCGCTCGCTTCGGAGCACCTCTCGGACGCAGATCTCCGCGCTCTGCGCGCCACCATGGACGATGCCCACGCCCGGCGTCTTGAGCCGCACGACATCGAATCGACCTTCAAGGACGCCTTCACCCGGCTCGGCGGTCGGATCGTCAAGCGGGCACAGGGCCGTCACGAGATCGCCCACGTGCCGCAGCACGTCCGATCAGCGGGTGACGGCCCCATCTCCATCAAGTACGACCACGTCACTTTCGACCTCGGCCGGGTCCAGCCCGACGACCGGGCCCGCACCGACCTGCTCGCCCCCGGCCACCCGCTACACGACGCCGTCATGGCGGAAACCATCCGGAACCTCAAGAACGCCCTCAACCGGGGCACCGTCCTCATCTCGGCCAGTCTCGACGCACCGCACCTCCTCGTCGGGGTCGTGGAAGAGGTCGTGGACGGTGCAGGCGAGTCGGTGGCCCGACGGTTCTCGTACGCCTACGTCGACAGCCGGGGCACCGTGCACCCGGCGGGCCCCGCGCCCTACCTCGACTGTGCCGCGGCGCCCGACGGTACGGCGAGCGACGTCGTGCACGGACTGCCCTGGCTGGCGGACGCCGAGTCCAAGGCGACCAGCTGGATCATCGCCAACCGCCTTCCCGGGTACCTGGCAGAAGTCCAGCCCCGTCGCCTGGCAGAGTTGACCAAGACCCGTGATCTGGTGACCAAGCGCCTGACCTCGGAGAGCGAGCGGCTGCTCCTCGACGCCACGGCGGCCTCCGAGAAGGAGCGGAGGGGTGAGAAGCCCAAGGAGTCCGCCGAGAGCCTCCACCGCAAAGCCGTCGAGCTCGATGTGCGGCTCCGCAAGCGTCTCGAACTGCTGGACCAGCAGCAGCAGATGTCGACGAAGCCACCACAGATCCTCACCGCGGCGCTCGTGCTGAGCGTCTCCGATCTGCCCTCCCGCGAGTGA